The nucleotide sequence CCGGGAGCGGAAAAGCACACCAAAAATAAAACAATCATCATTGACCCTGGGCACGGTGGCAGGGATAATGGCACAACTGGTGTAAGAGGAACATTGGAAAAAACGCTCACCTTGAAAACAGCCCAGCTTTTATATGACAAATTAAGAGCTGCCGGCACGAACGTCATCCTGACCAGGAACAATGACCATTACATTTCACTAGGTTCCAGAGTCAGCAGCTCCCATTACCATAATGCCGACGCGTTTATCAGTATTCATTACGACAGCATCAACGATAGGACTGTCAGGGGAATGACGACTTACTACTACAATTCAAAACAAAAGCCTTTGGGTGAACAAATACATTCTTCGGTTGTAAGCAAAACGATGTTAAAGGATCGAGGCACTCGTTTTGGCGACTATCACGTCATCAGGGAAAACAAGCAAGCAGCCGTCCTCCTGGAACTAGGCTATTTGAGCAACCCTGCGGAAGAGATGCTCGTAAATACAAATCAATATCAGGAAGCAGTAGCTAACGGGATATTCGAAGGACTTGCACGCTATTTTAAAAACAAATAAGCAGAGCACGAGAGCATTGGGAACCTCCTTTTAGAAGTTAATTTCCAAATGTAATGTAAAAACCAAAAAGAAGGCATCCCATTGGGATGCCTTCTTTTTGATTATTTACTATCGATAATCAAGGTAACCGGACCGTCATTTGTCAATTGAACGTCCATCATTGCGCCAAATATACCGGTTTCCACCTTGATTCCTTTTTCAGCAAGGAATCGGTTGAATGCTTCATAGACAGCTTCTGCATGGTCTGGCTTCGCCGCGTCCATAAAGTTCGGGCGGCGCCCTTTGCGGCAATCACCATACAGGGTAAACTGCGAAACGGAAAGAATCTCTCCCCCTACGTCCAAAAGGGATAAGTTCATCTTTCCTGCTTCATCTTCGAATACCCTGAGGTTCGCAGCCTTCTCGGCAAGGAAGGCTGCATCTTTTTCCGTATCATCATGGGTAACGCCCACAAGGACGACAAACCCCTTATTAATGGAGCCTGTTATCTCTCCATCGACTGTCACTTTTGCTTCTTTGCTTCTCTGTATCACTAAACGCATCGCGAATCTCCTTACACATCGATCTCCACAATTGATTGTTGCTTCATTACTAAGATCAACCTAACTCATTACCCTTCTGACAGCGTAGATGTCCGGAATTTGTTTAATCCGGTCCACAACCTTTTGAAGGTGGCTGACATTTTGGATGGCAATCGACATATTGATTGTCGCCATCTTATTTTTGTCAGATTTTCCAGAAACCGCTGTAATGTTTGTCTTTGTTTCATTTACAGCCTGCAGTACTTCGTTAAGCAGACCTCTTCGATCATAGCCGCTTATTTCAATATCAACATTATATTCTTTTCGGTCATTGAGACCCGTTTCCCATTCCACAGGTATAAGTCTTGCCTGTGCATCCTCCGTATGAATGTTAGTGCAATCCGAACGGTGAACAGAAACACCCCTGCCTTTTGTGATAAAACCAACAATATCGTCCCCAGGTACAGGATTACAGCAGCGAGACAGCCTGATCAGTAAATTATCAATGCCTGAAACCCGGACGCCAGACTCACGCTTCTTTGCAGGTGTAAATGACTTGAGTTCGGAAACTGCATTCGTGATGTCCTTTTCCTGCTCAAGATCCCGCTGCTTGCGAAGCTTTTCGGTTAACCTGTTCGCCACCTGAAGGGCTGTTATTCCATTGTACCCGATTGAAGCAAACAGATCTTCTTCATTGGTGAAATTATATTTCTCTGCCACCTTTTTCAGGTTTTCAGATGTCAGGATTTCCTTAACATCAAAATCCATATTACGGATTTCTTTTTCCAGAAGCTCACGGCCCTTTTCAACATTTTCGTCCTTCTGCTGTTTCTTGAAGAATTGGCGAATCTTGTTTTTAGCTTGGGAGGTCTGGGCAAGCTTTAACCAGTCTTTGCTCGGTCCATAAGAGTGTTTTG is from Mesobacillus boroniphilus and encodes:
- the dtd gene encoding D-aminoacyl-tRNA deacylase, whose translation is MRLVIQRSKEAKVTVDGEITGSINKGFVVLVGVTHDDTEKDAAFLAEKAANLRVFEDEAGKMNLSLLDVGGEILSVSQFTLYGDCRKGRRPNFMDAAKPDHAEAVYEAFNRFLAEKGIKVETGIFGAMMDVQLTNDGPVTLIIDSK